The genome window aataacaaaatgatatgtaaaagcacaaacatgttttgtatttatgatGAGTTGATATTCGATCTTGATATCATGCAGTGTAACGAGTGAACAAATCTCTGTCAGTCAGACGCAcatgaaaaaaatgctaaaaataaacattaccgAAACGCTCATTACCGAAACGTTAAAATCGTTTCGATAATGATGCAATCGTTTCGGTAATGACGGCTGCATTATAATATTCTAATATTAGCAATTATAATAAAGTGGGTtacgtaaataaaataatttaatgtcaATTCGTGAATAAAATAACGTACAACTATAAGCGTAAAGATgtgaaacatgtttttaaagatattctaTAGAAATAATTTTGACGAAAGAGTTAgatctattatttatttttttaaatagtttgtaaTAAATTGTCATCATAAAGAGTACATGTAAATATTCACCCAGTTTAAAAAAGGCccgtatattatttttttaattgtaaaaaaagtatatgtgtgcgacaattgtaaaaaaaagataGATATGCACCGTTTCGGAAATGACGATTTTTTTGCTACATATGTTATTGTAGCAAACCCTATTCTCATTCAGGAAGTATGGCGTTGACAAGCGGCGAAAGATCGGCGCTATGGCGCAAAAGACAGAGAAATGATACAGAAAAACACGAAAAGTACAAGCAAAAAGAAAGAGAGCGATATTTGAAAAGGAAGGAAAGGGGCAATATAAAATTAGTTCACGACATGTCCGAAAGAGAAAAAAGATCAAAGCGACGTGCATGTAAATATGCATCTGAGATTCAGAGTGTACATTTCGGTTCGTCAAAACGCCAAATTTCTATTCACACCGGTGTCGCCTATTTCAAATCCAAGCATATATCTTTCGCAACCGTATCGGACGATTTGAAACACTCCCCTCCTGGAATATGGGCACATCTCGATCCTATCCTCTTGCACATCCGGCGGACCACTCCTGACATCGATAAAATCCATTTCGTCTCCGATGGGCCTACCACACAATACAGGTGTAAATCAAATTTCTACCTCTTTTCTACGAAAATTTTCGAGTATGGCTTTGTAAATGGCGGAAGTTGGAATTTTATGGAGGCAGGACACGGCAAGGGCGCCCCTGATGGTATTGGAGCCGTAGTCAAGCGTGAGGCGGATACACTCGTCAACACCCATGAGACGGACATAACGGGTGCTAGTGCTTTAATGAGAGGTAATTTAGCACAGACTTTATTaatgtgtttgaaaatattaaccctttgcatgctgggaaatttgtcgtctgctaaaatgtcggctgcttaatttctaaaattaacattttcgatttttttcaaagaatattatcagaaatatcagaatagcaaacagtttggatcctgatgagacgccacgttctgtggcgtctcatctggatcaaaattgtttgcaaaggccttcaaaattcgctttccgcactgaaagggttaacaacagGTTACACTGATTTCACTAcagttttaaattacatttattaaagatccaattaaatatttatgttttaagtaATGGAATGTAAATGGAAAAACTCGCAGCACAACCAAAATACATAATACTGTAGATCATTGATTCCATACTCGACTATCGgtagttttaaatacataaattcacGTTTAAACCTATATACTGGTGtgatttaagaatatttttttacattttgctacTTGAGACTTACGCCATTAATACCATTCATGTAATTTGAATGACAGACTGTCAATAGTCGGTACTTTCtgagtttattattattaagatatggaaaaaaaatctcatataGTACTTACGATTTTTTTCACAAGGTCTGGAGAAACTAGGAAGCCGTTTGATGATCTTCGAAGTGAAAAACGATGACATCACGCAACAGGAAGCTGCTATTCCAACAAAGATTACCGGCGTTCCAGAGACGATGAAACTCCATCAGGTGGGTAATTTTAAATAGCattttgtaatgtatatttaGAGACTGGTGAGAATAACTTTCGACAAAATTTAACGATCATATCTCTATAAACTTTAGCGCCGTGACCACTAGCAAATGCGGGGTGGGGGAATGTAGTGTGCGCATCCGGCCCGCGCCCCCGAAAAATGCAAGACCGTACGTTAAATATATTGAAGCCAGTACATTTACCTCGTGAAATGACTCTATATGgatcatttaaaaacacaatcaaTATATTGTACATTTCCAATTATAAAATGACTAAATTTatcttacaaagtatataacaacCATTACGTTTTTGCACAATAATTTCTACTTGACTTTTACAATTGGACGACTACGCCCAAACCCCACCTCAAATCTAAGGCACAGTCTTGTTCTGTTTCAGGTTGTTGTCAAAGAAAGCGGGACAGTTCAGTCAAGAATCCTGAGTTGTTTCTGTTCACCGGATTGTTCATGTTACCAACCGGTTACAACCAATTTCAATGTCcaggttaaatatatttgtttaacatactAGTACCttaaatacatgaattatttttttttaaagatttatatattgaaaacatatgtCGTCAGTTTAAGTATCTGCATTGCGCCTTGCAAATAGTGCATACTGCTTATGTGATGCTcgatgtttattataaaaacagtATTGACTCATTTTGACAGCAGATAGTATTGCCTAAAGTATTgtttctaattattttttttatgcagactgttttattgttattttttaattccaGCCGTTTGCAAATCCCGTACCGTTGGATGACGACAGCATCGTAGGTCCACAAAACGGGGCTGATCTTCCTTGTCAGGTAATTGTTGTTTGATCAACATCGACAAAAGGGATACAACACTGAccatttttgaaattattatagtttcgtgaactatttataatgacTATTTATTGAATTGCAGATTCTCAATGTACCAGTCAGTATTGACGAGAGTCTAGTTGACAGCTATTGTTTGGTCGAGTATGATAACAAACCATATCCAGGAAAGATTACCGAAGTAGACGACATCGGTGTGAAAGTTAGTGCAATGCATTGTGTCGGTATCAATCGATATTTCTGGCCTTTACATAAGGACGAATGCTGGTACGAAAAAGATCGTATCATTACCATGTTACCCTGTGAACCAGAGAAGTTGAGTGGCCGTCACCAGGCCCTACCTCTACCAATATGGGAGGCAGTGAAAGACAAATATGATCTTTAAACATTATCCTTTGATATGAAAATGTTTTTCGGGTTGTATTTTTGTGTTGCATGTACGTAAAAATCGGGATTAACAATCATTGAATTCATATTCTGTTACGACTATTGTGTCGAGTATTAATTGGTCATTATATCATAGTGTATAATGTGcctattacatacacatgtaatagGCACAGTATGCACTTTAATTTAACGACCAATTAATACTTGACACAATAGTCGTAACAGAATATGAATTCAATGATAGTTAATCCCGATTTTTTGTGATGAATATGCTCGATTTAATAAAGTTCCAAttccatatacatttataattgcgCTTTGTGCTTTTACTATACTGTTTTATTCCGAAATTTTCTTTgtgtaacaaacataaatatcatcCATGTTTCTATCATTACCGCAACAGTTCGTCATTTCCGTAACGCAAACTATTTGTGATGGATTTAATGAACAACGACGTTTATATAAGTCACTTCTTTATGCATTGTgctaaaaactatttaaaacaaatactatcTGTCTAAAACTGGAAGCATAACGTTCGTAAACTTGTCAAAACAGAAAAGTGTCGATATTTTTCGTTGCGGAAATGATGATTAAAGAAAGATAACTCTGAAAACTATATTTGATATGAAAATATTCTATATTTTCGCAACGGCATGTTAAGGTTGACCATACAAATCAACACAACTTTCAAATTTGCGGCAGACGCTTTGGAGTTTTTGATAGGAGTAAACTGAAGGTTAGTTGCGGAAATGACGTTGAGATGACACTTGACTTATTCAAAACGCTCTATTATGAAGAAAGGCACTTCTGATGCACGGACATATAAAAATATCGATTAAACAGAGACTATTAAATAAGACAAATTAATATTGCAACACTGAAATAACATTCTTTAATAATCGTTTGCTAGATCTTGAATGGCAAATTTTATAGAAATACCCATAAACATGTCGCT of Dreissena polymorpha isolate Duluth1 chromosome 15, UMN_Dpol_1.0, whole genome shotgun sequence contains these proteins:
- the LOC127859335 gene encoding uncharacterized protein LOC127859335 isoform X1, encoding MALTSGERSALWRKRQRNDTEKHEKYKQKERERYLKRKERGNIKLVHDMSEREKRSKRRACKYASEIQSVHFGSSKRQISIHTGVAYFKSKHISFATVSDDLKHSPPGIWAHLDPILLHIRRTTPDIDKIHFVSDGPTTQYRCKSNFYLFSTKIFEYGFVNGGSWNFMEAGHGKGAPDGIGAVVKREADTLVNTHETDITGASALMRGLEKLGSRLMIFEVKNDDITQQEAAIPTKITGVPETMKLHQVVVKESGTVQSRILSCFCSPDCSCYQPVTTNFNVQPFANPVPLDDDSIVGPQNGADLPCQILNVPVSIDESLVDSYCLVEYDNKPYPGKITEVDDIGVKVSAMHCVGINRYFWPLHKDECWYEKDRIITMLPCEPEKLSGRHQALPLPIWEAVKDKYDL
- the LOC127859335 gene encoding uncharacterized protein LOC127859335 isoform X2, encoding MIFEVKNDDITQQEAAIPTKITGVPETMKLHQVVVKESGTVQSRILSCFCSPDCSCYQPVTTNFNVQPFANPVPLDDDSIVGPQNGADLPCQILNVPVSIDESLVDSYCLVEYDNKPYPGKITEVDDIGVKVSAMHCVGINRYFWPLHKDECWYEKDRIITMLPCEPEKLSGRHQALPLPIWEAVKDKYDL